A window of Theropithecus gelada isolate Dixy chromosome 8, Tgel_1.0, whole genome shotgun sequence genomic DNA:
CTCCACTCTGGGCACCCTTGCAGGTAGCTCAGGTGCTTATAGCTTGGCCAGCTCTCTAATCCACCCAAGGAGCCTGCCCAGCTCAGGGACCACATCCCAAAGACAGGGTGAACCAGGGGACAGTCCAAGCCTGAGAAAGCAACAGCcacaggaaggaaggcagaaaggcTTTCAGTTGAAGGCGGGGGGGGGGCGGTCTTCCATCCATGGGTGAGCTGGGATTCAAGGCCATGAAGGAAACGCCAAGGAGAACAGAGACAGACACCCCGGCAGCTCCCCGGGGCTGCTTTTGCTGCTATTGTTATTGCTTCAGGCAGAGGGGCTTTGCCCCCAGGAGGCCAAGCAGGCCCTCAGAAGCTGGCACCACCATTCTCATCCTTATCAGTTCTGGGTGGGGGGCACGCTGGGGGTGAGCAAAGGGGGCCCCCTCCAAGCAGAGAGGCAAGGTAACAGGAGAGCCTGGTAGGCAGTGCTGAATCTGCTTGTATGCACACGTGCCCTGACACGTTTACAGACAGACACGGAGTGCAGACCGGGCGTGTGAGTGTGTAACTGAGTGTGTCTGTCCGCGTCCATGTGAGCATGCAGACAGGTTGGGGCAGGAGTGAGTGCCCCTGGGGAAGTATGACAGATATGGCCGTGGGCTACAGTGGGGAGCAAGAGCAGGTAAACAATGCCTGGAGCACCAACAGGAAAGACCAGAGGGCCAGGAGGAGAAGCACAAGGACGGGAGGGTGCGGCCCCCCTCGCTCCCAGCACCCTGCACCACTCATATGCATAAGACAGGGGGCAGAACGTGGGGAAGGCTGCAGAGGAGGGGGGGCTATGGTTGGGGTCACAGGAACTGGGCGCTAGGTGTCCCAGGGGTGCCTGGTGTTCATGCTGATTGCAGTGATGATGCATGTACTCCTGGGCCAGTCCACAGGGTGTGCCTGTGCACACTGGGCATGTGCAGATGCAAGGGCATGGATGCAGGTTGGTCTTGCGTCTTCACACGGGCACACGTGGTGCTCACAGAGTCCCCCACCCATCCTCCAGTGGCCACCCTGAGGAGCCCAGAGGCCTTGGCACCACCCTAGGCACTGAGATCCACCACAACGTGTCTATAAACCAGCGTCTGTCCCTTGAAACTGGGGGCCAGGAGTAGCTGGGCATCCCCAGCAGGCATGTAGCAGAAGGCCCGAGGAGCCTGCACAGCCAGTTCCTGGAACCGTACAAACTTCTGTCGTCCTTCATCCCACTGGTAGATCTGGGTGAAGGAGAAATCGCTGCCCAGCGCCAGGTAGCGGCGGCCACCCACAAGGAAGGGCTGCAGGGCCAGCGAACCCCGGGAGGGCAGGGCCTGCACCTCCGAGAAGCGGGTACCCTCCCAGCGCAGGATCTTGGAGTCACCAATGTAACGGCTGAGGCACAGGTAACTGTCGCGGCCGGCACGAAAGTGTTTCACAGCTTGGGCATCAGGCACCTGAGTCACCTCACCCTGGGCCACAAACTGCTTCTGTGTGCGACTCCACTGATAGATGACCGGTGCCTGGGAGCTGCTGGACACAATCAGCCGTGGCTTGCCCTCGCCATCCACAAACTCCAGGTCGGTGTCGCGGTGCCAGGGGTGCAGCGCCTGGTGGGAGTAGAAGCCATTCTGGTGCCAGCGGTAGAGGCTGGTGGCGCCCGCCTTGGAGCTGTCGGCCACGGCAAAGTACCAGTCGCCGTCGATGCGGAAGGCTTCTAGGTCATTAGGCTTGCGCACGCGCTGTGGGTCGATATCCTGCAGCTTTGTGAAGCGCGTGGTGTTGGGATCCCAGTGGTAAATGTAAGAGCCACCAAACAGCTGGGCCACGACCACATACAGCTGGCTGTCCACCACCATCGGCTTGCAGTGCACTGCAGAGGGGGCTGTGCCAGGACAGGGGCAGGCAGCATCAGGCAGGCTGGCAGCTCCCACTCCATCCCACCCCCTTGGAGAAGGCCAGTCCCTTCTAACTTTGGGCCAGGACTAAGACTCTGCGCTATACCATTCCACCCACACTGAAGTTCATCCACTAAGTGCTCAATGCTTTCCAGTTGTTTCACAGCTAATAGCCAGTTTTAGTATCACCCTTGTTCCACCCATACCCCTAGGGTTCAAATATAAGCTGATACAGCACAAAATAGGTATCCCTCGATAGTGACTCGTTGCTTAACCATAATGTCAgttattgaatttttattgtgTGCAGTCACTATGCTGAATGTAAGCACATGTTACGTCGATGAGGAATTCATTACTCTGGAAAGGACCCTGTGATTTTGTCCGTTTCAcacagaaagaaactgaggctcagagagagcaagtgacttgcccaaagctaCCCCACTGGCAGTGgccaggcagggaagggaggaagaattTGAGTGGATCCACAGAGGGGAGAGGAATCTTAGGTATACCCAAGACACCTTGCTGTTTGCATCACAGCACATGAGAACACATCCTCCCAAGAGTTCTCACTTTTGAAAGGGCTTTTATGTACAAGAATGCATGCCCATGTGCACCTGTACTCACAATCAGCTTCATCGGAGCCCTTCTGGGGCACCAGGCACATCAAACCACACACTGCTCACCTGTCCTGGGGTCTCCAGCTGCTGCCCAGCATCTCTACTTTGACATCCCCAATTcacccctccttccttctcactgcaaccccacctTTCCCCTAAGAGAAATTTGTGTAGAGCCTCAGGCTCTGGCAGTCACTGCCTAAATCCCTTCTTTGGAGCTTGGTCTGCCCTGCCCAGATGCTAATGATCCCCATGCCACACCCCAGCTCCTAATCTTCCCTCAGACTCTTCTggcccacacacccacacaagcACCTCAAACTCAGTCATGACTCACAACTCACAATTGAGCTCCATACCCATCGCTGagcctgccctcctcctcctctgttctTGATTTCAGCTGTGGCTCCACTAGTCTCCCAATCCAGAAACCTGGCAGTCATCCCTAACACCTTTCTCTCCTCCACTCACCCTTCCCTGATCAGTCCTCAAGTCCCGACAGCCTTCCCTTCTACTTTCTAATAGTGTGTATGTAGATTGGTGTTAGTTcctccttaaatgtttgatagcgTTCACCAGGGGAGCTCTCTGGGCCAGGAGGTTTTTTTAGGggaaggtgttttgtttttgtttttttctttaatactgaCTTCAAGCTCCTTAATGGAGACAGGGCAAtgtaagttttctattttatctggTGTCAGTTTAACCCTTCTTTCTAAATATCTCCCTCCATCCCCACTGCTACTGTCTCATATCCAGGCTCCAGCACCCCTCTAGCAGACAGGCACATATCCCCCTACTGTTTTGCCCTCATGTCTGGCCCCACACCTAGCCTTTTTCCATGCAAGAAGCTTTCTAAAATGCAGACTGGATCACACATTCTGCCTAAACCCTGTCAATGAGCTGGTACTCATGAATCTCTGGTTGCCACTCCCCACCTTGAACCTTATCCCTTGTCATACAAGCTGCTTATGatttgcacacatacacacagtcacaTACTAAGTTATTGCACACCTCCTTGACTTTGttcatgctgtttcctctgccaaaacactctttccactttttttgCTCCTAGCTAAGTCTCCTTCAGCTTTCAAGACTCAGTTCAAACTTGGTAGATCCAAAACTGCTCAATAGTCACTCCTGTCTCCTCCTCATTTCCCAGTCCATCTAATTACGTAAGCCAGACACCCGGGGATCACCTCTGAgtcctccctttcctctctccttcaagACTCAGCTTAGGTATTCCCCCTCcaccaggaagccttccctgattgcCCAGGGTAGGCTTGTCCTTTGTGCTGCTAGAGCATCATGTTCATATCTCCCTCTTAACATCTGCCTATCATATGGATGATATCTGTGTATATATTGGCCTCCTCCCAAAGACTGGAAAGTTCTTGTGGGCAGAGAATATGTCTCATCTATCCCTCTACCTACAGAAACTCAATGGGGTTAAATGACGGAgtccactcccccctccccctggCAAGGGTCAGCAGAACCAAATTGGGTGCAGGTACCTGGGATTCTGTCATAGTCTCGAAGCTGCCGCTCAACATAGTCCCACTTCAGGATGGTGCAGGCACTGACACCTGGCTGGGCCAGAGCCAAATAGAGGTCACTGGAGTAGAGAAAGGGCTCAGCCGACACTGCTGGGAAGGACAGGGTCTGGTACAGCACGAAATCTGCAAGATGAGAGGTGTGTTACTGAAGaccagagggagaagggaagggctGCTTGGGTGACGGTGGTTGCTTTACTGCTGCCACTGGGTGtcgtggggcagggtggggggttTCACGCCTGTAAAGCTGCCTTGGGGTAGACGTGGGCTGACACCCAAGGCAGGGGCACCTCCTACCCGTAGTGATGCAGTCGAACTCCCGCAGCGGCAGGTCCTGCACCTTGTGCTCCTGGAAGCGGGGAGGGCTGGCGCAGTAGATGGGCGCCACCGTGGTGTTGGTGTGTGCCAGCCACTCCACTAACCACTTCACCTTGCAGTCGCAGTTGAGTGAGTTGCCCCGCAGGTCCCTACATCAtgagggcagaggaggagggcACAGAGAGAGATAGGCTCTCAGGGCTCTGCCCACCCAGGCCCTCCAGGTTTTCAGAAATAGAGCTGGTCAAGGCTGCTGCAAGTCTTTCACACGCATCTTCGTATTGATTAGAGAAAAGGTTTCCTCTGGCTGGATGCAGCCCCATAGACACAGGCTTGGCAGCAGAATATGGAGTCAGTTTCAGCCCTCGCTAACCTTTTTGGCCAGGTTGGCTTTTGCAGTATGCAACCTGAACAGCAGTACGTTGCATCCCTGCTCCTCTAAGCCTCCCACAATCcaaggcttttattttcttataaataatgataaatgagTGTGGCTATGCTATACACTACTATATGCTATATACTACTTACTCAAAACTTTCAAACTCTCCTCCCCCGATTGAACTTTAATGTGGAGTCcaatcaaatataaatttaaaaagcacaggctgggcgtggtggctcacacctgtaatcccagcactttgggaggctgaggtgggtggatcgcaaggtcaagagtttgagaccaacctggccaacatggtgaattcccagctctactaaaaatacaaaaattactcaggtgtggtggcacacacctgtggtcccagctacttgggaggctgaggcaggagaatcgcttgaatctg
This region includes:
- the LGI3 gene encoding leucine-rich repeat LGI family member 3 isoform X2, with amino-acid sequence MAGLRARRGAAPGLLALSALGFCLMLQVSAKRPPKTPPCPPSCSCTRDTAFCVDSKAVPRNLPSEVISLTLVNAAFSEIHDGAFSHLPLLQFLLLNSNKFTLIGDNAFTGLSHLQYLSLANNNLQTLPRDIFRPLDILNDLDLRGNSLNCDCKVKWLVEWLAHTNTTVAPIYCASPPRFQEHKVQDLPLREFDCITTDFVLYQTLSFPAVSAEPFLYSSDLYLALAQPGVSACTILKWDYVERQLRDYDRIPAPSAVHCKPMVVDSQLYVVVAQLFGGSYIYHWDPNTTRFTKLQDIDPQRVRKPNDLEAFRIDGDWYFAVADSSKAGATSLYRWHQNGFYSHQALHPWHRDTDLEFVDGEGKPRLIVSSSSQAPVIYQWSRTQKQFVAQGEVTQVPDAQAVKHFRAGRDSYLCLSRYIGDSKILRWEGTRFSEVQALPSRGSLALQPFLVGGRRYLALGSDFSFTQIYQWDEGRQKFVRFQELAVQAPRAFCYMPAGDAQLLLAPSFKGQTLVYRHVVVDLSA
- the LGI3 gene encoding leucine-rich repeat LGI family member 3 isoform X1; the protein is MAGLRARRGAAPGLLALSALGFCLMLQVSAKRPPKTPPCPPSCSCTRDTAFCVDSKAVPRNLPSEVISLTLVNAAFSEIHDGAFSHLPLLQFLLLNSNKFTLIGDNAFTGLSHLQYLFIENNDIWTLSKFTFRGLKSLTHLSLANNNLQTLPRDIFRPLDILNDLDLRGNSLNCDCKVKWLVEWLAHTNTTVAPIYCASPPRFQEHKVQDLPLREFDCITTDFVLYQTLSFPAVSAEPFLYSSDLYLALAQPGVSACTILKWDYVERQLRDYDRIPAPSAVHCKPMVVDSQLYVVVAQLFGGSYIYHWDPNTTRFTKLQDIDPQRVRKPNDLEAFRIDGDWYFAVADSSKAGATSLYRWHQNGFYSHQALHPWHRDTDLEFVDGEGKPRLIVSSSSQAPVIYQWSRTQKQFVAQGEVTQVPDAQAVKHFRAGRDSYLCLSRYIGDSKILRWEGTRFSEVQALPSRGSLALQPFLVGGRRYLALGSDFSFTQIYQWDEGRQKFVRFQELAVQAPRAFCYMPAGDAQLLLAPSFKGQTLVYRHVVVDLSA